The Zeugodacus cucurbitae isolate PBARC_wt_2022May chromosome 4, idZeuCucr1.2, whole genome shotgun sequence genome includes the window TAATCagggtattaaaaaaatatcatatattaTACTCACATTGGTGTCCTTATCGTAGGCAATTTCAATGACAAGTTTTAGCAGATAACACATTAGACCGACATTGATCAGCCACAAAACGAAGCCCTTGAATGAGATGATCATCAAAGAAATCGCTGCTACTCCACCAGCGACCAATTGCGCTGCCTGTGGTTCGATTGCGCCCGCATTCATGCTGGACAAATTGTAATTGTAAGCAGCGCTATTGAAATTGCCGTAATCAATGCCAAATATAATGCCCAACGCCAAGTCCATCAGATTTATGCACAATATCGTCACGATCCAGCTGTAAATGGCGGCGCTGGTGTGGGTAATGTTGTCCTTTCTCACCACTAAAtgggaaaaatattataaaaatattttattattatcaataCAACACGGAAAACTATGCAACTCAcatgccaacaacagcaacgatgTGATGAACCAGCAAAACGCCACCGCTAGATACACGCAATTCCAAATGAGTATATCCTCTGGCGAGAGCACTGTTTGCACCGATTCCAACATTGTATGATCGAATTGCTGATAGTCGGCGGGAATGCAACCGCCTTTAAAGTAAAGCGTGTAGAAGGCGTATTGCATCAGAGAACCATAGGTGAATAGTGAATTAATAGGCATATTGCAGGTGTATGCGATAATGCCGACTATGGTGAGACCCATCCATATCAGCGACTGAAGCTGTTTgagattaagaaaaaaatatgattaaataaaatatacttttttgtaattAGATAAATATACTAGATAAATTGAAAAACTGGTGGGTCTTCAGATTTAGGAACCTATTAATATTCCCTCGTACATATTCTCAAACTTTTATCTGAAAAATAAGGGTGCTAACCATTTTTGGAGATTTGTGAGGTTAGAGAAAGCTACTCATTAAAAGGAATTGCTCGAGGTATAACTCCGAATTTTCGGGAGGACTTCTAATCATAATCTATATTTTAGATTATCAAGACAATGCCTTCGACATTTTATTGGAACtctgatttttataataaattttaatttttaactctaatattttttaattcttcaaaGTTTTAAGAATAGGCTGGTAGGGTTCTCTTTCACTcgcagaaaatgcaaaaaacccttaaattccaaaattgtaatattaaaattatggaGTCATAGTTGAACTTTAAAAATGTCTGAAAAGAATTACTTGACGAAATTATTCTTTAAGAGATTCTGATTCCCAAACGTTCATGAACTCTGATAGCATCGACTTCTCTGTAGCCAATGGCTcttagtttttcttttaatgTCCTCACTTGATAAGCTTTTGCTGTATCTCTGTTATGCGAAAATTGTAGTGCGATGAATTTCAGATCGTTATTGAATAAAACTAGTTTCTTTTAGCCTAACACTTTAGTCAGATCGTAAAACTATACATTTATTGGagcacttaaaaaaataaatagtcattGTTCGAAAGTGAAATCTCTCCAAATGTACAAATAATAACCACTAAACATTTTATTCGACAGATTATGTCAAATTCGACAAGTGTACAGTTGTCAAAGATGTTAGGACAGATTATTgttatagtacatatatttcaGCACGTGCCTCCATGTAgttacccaaaaaaaaaaatgccctGATTAGATAATACGAAAGTGTGGTAAACCTACAATCGGCATGTGAGCACACTAGACATGCGCGCTGTCATTGTTCGAGGCACTCTAAAAGTTCTAGATAGTACCACAGCTGATCTATGAGTACAACTTAActctttatatactatatgttaggAAATGACTAGCTTGGCAAAAATGAATGCATGTAATAATTGATTTACATATACACGAAGTACACGGGATATGTGTCTACGCCTATTAACTTGTTATGAATCATGTGCCCCATTGTCATTTTGGGTTTACAATTTGTTTATCTTTACTAATACCTTgacatatttacagttatcaTAATATAGAGCActgatatttaatattatttatttacattttgtttacataattcATGTTTACATTgtcatataataatataagaaaatagGTCGAGAGACCTTAACCAAATCGGGTCAGATTTAGAGTTATATAGAGTTCTTCTTGCGTTCCCGTTCTGC containing:
- the LOC105220769 gene encoding uncharacterized protein LOC105220769 → MAAGGYGGYGNRNHIKNFGCLRTIVLWAAILSLLQSLIWMGLTIVGIIAYTCNMPINSLFTYGSLMQYAFYTLYFKGGCIPADYQQFDHTMLESVQTVLSPEDILIWNCVYLAVAFCWFITSLLLLALVRKDNITHTSAAIYSWIVTILCINLMDLALGIIFGIDYGNFNSAAYNYNLSSMNAGAIEPQAAQLVAGGVAAISLMIISFKGFVLWLINVGLMCYLLKLVIEIAYDKDTNDTLFMPPMTDKDSDDIISNRPPIKAYEEDITTKIYTNDAFVPDSRSVVTVELNQDALARAARMSTDIMSQGPRFRNVDAFQQYPPQRFSNNNNNIALNNNNNNNFVKQVSIKETATTPDVISPYPVPDYTPPMSRSANGIIRNQRYQ